A region of Bacillus cabrialesii DNA encodes the following proteins:
- a CDS encoding ribosomal-processing cysteine protease Prp — protein sequence MIQATIRRSHDKGILSFEMTGHANFAEHGQDLVCAGVTAVVFGAVNAVIVLAGFEPLLDIGEDGGYFYFEFPESLDPEARQKAQLLIEGMIVSLETIERDYKDNLRVTTNII from the coding sequence ATGATTCAGGCAACAATCAGAAGGTCTCATGATAAAGGCATATTGTCTTTTGAAATGACGGGCCATGCGAATTTTGCTGAACATGGACAAGATCTTGTTTGTGCCGGAGTGACAGCCGTTGTGTTTGGAGCCGTTAACGCGGTCATTGTGCTCGCGGGCTTCGAGCCGCTTCTAGATATAGGAGAGGACGGGGGATATTTTTATTTTGAATTCCCTGAATCTCTTGATCCGGAGGCGCGCCAAAAAGCTCAGCTGCTGATTGAAGGCATGATTGTTTCGCTGGAGACAATCGAACGGGATTACAAAGATAACTTGCGTGTGACCACAAACATAATATAG
- the rplU gene encoding 50S ribosomal protein L21, producing MYAIIKTGGKQIKVEEGQTVYIEKLAAEAGETVTFEDVLFVGGDNVKVGNPTVEGATVTAKVEKQGRAKKITVFRYKAKKNVHKKQGHRQPYTKLTIEKINA from the coding sequence ATGTACGCAATCATTAAAACAGGCGGTAAACAAATTAAAGTTGAAGAAGGCCAAACTGTTTACATCGAAAAACTTGCTGCTGAAGCAGGTGAAACAGTTACTTTTGAAGACGTTTTGTTTGTTGGCGGAGACAACGTGAAAGTCGGCAACCCTACAGTTGAAGGCGCAACAGTAACGGCTAAAGTTGAAAAACAAGGCCGCGCGAAAAAAATCACTGTTTTCAGATACAAAGCAAAGAAAAACGTTCATAAAAAACAAGGTCATCGTCAGCCTTACACTAAATTGACGATCGAAAAAATCAACGCGTAA
- the spoIVFB gene encoding stage IV sporulation intramembrane metalloprotease SpoIVFB — protein MNKWLDLILKIHVHPFLWIIAALGLLTGHMKALLCLLLIVLIHELGHAALAVFFSWRIKRVFLLPFGGTVEVEEHGNRPLKEEFAVIIAGPLQHIWLQFAAWMLADFSVIHQHTFELFTFYNLTILFVNLLPIWPLDGGKLLFLLFSKQLPFQRAHRLNLKTSLCCCLLLGCWVLFVIPLQISAWVLFVFLAVSLFEEYRQRHYIHVRFLLERYYGKNRELEKLLPLTVKAEDKVYHVMAEFKRGCKHPIIIEKSGQKLSQLDENEVLHAYFADKRTNSSMEELLLPY, from the coding sequence TTGAATAAATGGCTCGACCTTATCTTAAAGATTCATGTGCATCCTTTTCTTTGGATTATCGCGGCGCTGGGGCTGCTCACAGGCCATATGAAAGCATTATTATGTCTGCTCTTGATTGTACTGATCCATGAGCTGGGGCATGCTGCTCTGGCCGTGTTTTTTTCTTGGAGAATCAAGCGTGTTTTTTTGCTGCCTTTTGGCGGAACGGTTGAAGTGGAAGAGCACGGGAATCGGCCGTTAAAGGAAGAGTTTGCGGTCATTATCGCCGGTCCTCTTCAGCACATCTGGCTTCAGTTCGCTGCCTGGATGCTTGCAGATTTCTCAGTGATTCATCAGCATACATTTGAACTCTTCACCTTTTATAATCTTACTATTTTATTTGTGAATCTGCTGCCGATCTGGCCGCTTGATGGCGGAAAACTGTTATTTTTGCTGTTTTCCAAGCAGCTGCCTTTTCAAAGGGCCCACCGTCTCAATTTAAAAACGTCGCTCTGCTGCTGCCTGCTGCTTGGGTGCTGGGTTTTATTTGTGATTCCTCTGCAAATCAGCGCATGGGTTTTGTTTGTCTTTCTGGCTGTTTCGTTGTTTGAGGAATACAGGCAAAGGCACTATATCCATGTGAGATTTCTCCTCGAAAGGTATTACGGAAAAAACCGTGAGCTTGAAAAACTGCTGCCGCTGACAGTAAAAGCAGAGGACAAAGTCTATCATGTGATGGCCGAGTTCAAACGCGGCTGCAAACATCCAATTATTATAGAGAAATCAGGCCAGAAGCTCAGCCAGCTAGATGAGAATGAAGTGCTGCACGCTTACTTTGCCGATAAGCGGACGAATTCCTCCATGGAGGAACTGCTGTTGCCTTACTAA
- the spoIVFA gene encoding stage IV sporulation protein SpoIVFA: MSHRADEIRKRLEKRRKQLSGSKRFSTQTVSEKQKPPSWVMVTDQEKHGTLPVYEDNMSTFNGKHPLVKTDSIILKCLLSACLVLVSAIAYKTNIGPVSQVKPAVAKTFETEFQFATASHWFETKFGNPLAFLAPEHKNNEQQVEVGKDLVAPASGKVQQDFQDNGEGIKVQTSSDAIDSIKEGYVVEVSKDSQTGLTVKVQHADNTYSIYGELKDVDVALYDFVDKGKKLGSIKLDDHNKGVYYFAMKDGDKFIDPIQVISFE; this comes from the coding sequence ATGAGTCACAGAGCAGATGAAATCAGAAAACGATTAGAGAAAAGAAGAAAACAGCTTTCCGGCTCGAAACGTTTCTCTACTCAGACAGTTTCTGAAAAGCAGAAACCCCCGTCCTGGGTGATGGTTACTGATCAGGAAAAACATGGAACGCTGCCGGTCTATGAAGATAACATGTCAACATTCAACGGAAAACACCCTTTGGTTAAAACAGATTCAATTATCCTGAAATGTCTTCTGTCGGCCTGTCTCGTTCTCGTTTCCGCCATAGCCTATAAAACAAACATTGGGCCCGTCAGCCAGGTGAAACCCGCCGTTGCCAAAACCTTCGAAACTGAATTTCAATTTGCCACAGCAAGCCATTGGTTCGAAACGAAATTTGGCAATCCGCTCGCGTTTCTGGCTCCTGAACATAAAAATAACGAACAGCAGGTCGAAGTGGGCAAAGACTTGGTCGCGCCCGCATCCGGGAAAGTGCAGCAGGATTTTCAGGACAACGGAGAAGGGATTAAAGTCCAAACAAGCAGCGATGCAATTGACAGCATAAAGGAAGGCTATGTAGTTGAGGTCAGCAAAGACAGCCAGACGGGTCTGACAGTTAAGGTGCAGCATGCTGATAATACCTATAGTATTTATGGCGAACTCAAAGATGTGGATGTTGCTTTATATGATTTTGTAGATAAAGGCAAAAAGCTCGGTTCGATTAAACTTGATGATCATAATAAAGGGGTCTATTATTTTGCCATGAAAGACGGCGATAAATTTATTGATCCGATCCAGGTGATTTCATTTGAATAA
- the minD gene encoding septum site-determining protein MinD — protein MGEAIVITSGKGGVGKTTTSANLGTALAILGKRVCLLDTDIGLRNLDVVMGLENRIIYDLVDVVEGRCKMHQALVKDKRFDDLLYLMPAAQTSDKTAVVPEQIKNMVQELKQEFDYVIIDCPAGIEQGYKNAVSGADKAIVVTTPEISAVRDADRIIGLLEQEENIEPPRLVVNRIRNHLMKNGDTMDIDEIVQHLSIDLLGIVADDDEVIKASNHGEPIAMDSKNRASIAYRNIARRILGESVPLQVLEEQNKGMMAKIKSFFGVRS, from the coding sequence TTGGGTGAGGCTATCGTAATAACTTCGGGAAAAGGCGGAGTAGGTAAAACGACAACATCTGCGAACCTCGGTACCGCCTTAGCCATTTTAGGGAAGCGTGTCTGCTTATTAGATACTGATATAGGACTGCGCAACCTTGATGTTGTAATGGGTCTTGAAAATAGAATTATTTACGATCTTGTCGACGTTGTAGAGGGAAGATGCAAAATGCATCAGGCGCTCGTAAAAGACAAACGTTTCGATGATCTGCTCTATTTAATGCCCGCTGCTCAAACGAGCGATAAGACAGCTGTTGTTCCTGAACAAATTAAAAATATGGTCCAAGAGCTCAAACAGGAATTTGACTATGTCATCATAGACTGTCCTGCCGGAATTGAGCAAGGATATAAAAATGCTGTTTCCGGTGCTGATAAAGCGATTGTGGTCACAACGCCTGAAATCTCAGCTGTTCGTGATGCTGACCGTATTATAGGGCTGCTGGAGCAAGAGGAAAATATCGAACCGCCGCGGCTCGTTGTAAACAGAATCAGAAACCATCTGATGAAAAACGGTGACACAATGGATATCGACGAAATTGTACAGCATTTGTCGATCGATTTGCTCGGAATCGTGGCTGATGATGATGAAGTCATTAAAGCTTCCAACCACGGCGAACCGATTGCAATGGACTCGAAAAACCGCGCTTCTATTGCATATCGCAATATTGCCCGCCGCATCTTAGGTGAATCTGTTCCTTTGCAGGTGCTTGAAGAGCAAAACAAAGGGATGATGGCTAAGATTAAATCATTTTTCGGAGTAAGATCTTAA
- the minC gene encoding septum site-determining protein MinC produces MKTKKQQYVTIKGTKNGLTLHLDDACSFDELLDGLQNMLSIEQYTDGKGQKISVHIKLGNRFLYKEQEEQLTELIASKKDLFVHSIDSEVITKKEAQRMKEEAEIISVSKIVRSGQVLEVKGDLLLIGDVNPGGTIRAGGNIFVLGSLKGIAHAGFNGNNQAVIAASEMLPTQLRINHVLNRSPDHIQKGNEMECAYLDTDGNMVIERLQHLAHLRPDLTRLEGGM; encoded by the coding sequence GTGAAGACCAAAAAGCAGCAATATGTAACAATAAAAGGAACAAAGAATGGATTAACATTGCATCTGGATGATGCGTGTTCTTTTGATGAGCTTCTCGATGGTCTTCAGAATATGCTGTCAATTGAACAATATACGGATGGAAAAGGCCAGAAAATCAGCGTCCATATTAAACTGGGAAATCGCTTTTTATATAAGGAGCAAGAGGAACAGCTGACCGAATTGATTGCGTCAAAGAAAGATTTGTTTGTTCATTCTATTGACAGCGAAGTCATTACTAAAAAAGAAGCACAGCGTATGAAAGAGGAAGCTGAAATTATTTCTGTTTCAAAAATTGTCCGATCAGGCCAAGTGCTGGAAGTGAAAGGCGACTTGCTCCTGATCGGTGACGTGAATCCCGGCGGAACAATCAGGGCCGGAGGGAACATTTTTGTTCTTGGTTCACTGAAAGGAATCGCGCACGCCGGATTTAACGGAAATAATCAAGCGGTCATCGCCGCCTCTGAGATGCTGCCGACACAATTAAGAATCAACCATGTGTTAAATCGCTCCCCAGACCACATTCAAAAAGGGAACGAAATGGAATGTGCTTATTTAGATACAGACGGAAATATGGTCATTGAACGCCTTCAACATTTGGCTCATTTAAGACCTGATCTAACAAGGCTTGAGGGAGGAATGTGA
- the mreD gene encoding rod shape-determining protein MreD codes for MKRFLLPFVMMLVFSAESIFTDLVHFPFVTDDQVLAPRFLMLVLIFMSAFINQKHAMIYGFIFGFLYDMNYTSLLGVYMFGFAGLCYLASKAFKVLHTNAFVVILIAVLAVCLLEFYVFGIQSLIHKDIMTFNGFVLDRFIPTILLNIAAALILVLPFRIFFMSLKKELRDE; via the coding sequence GTGAAACGTTTCCTTCTCCCTTTCGTTATGATGCTTGTTTTTTCTGCGGAAAGCATTTTTACAGATCTGGTGCATTTTCCGTTCGTTACAGATGATCAGGTGCTCGCCCCGCGTTTTCTGATGCTTGTGCTGATATTTATGTCAGCTTTTATCAACCAAAAACACGCGATGATTTACGGATTTATTTTTGGCTTTCTATATGACATGAACTATACAAGTCTATTAGGCGTTTATATGTTTGGCTTTGCCGGATTATGCTATTTGGCTTCAAAAGCGTTTAAAGTGCTGCATACAAACGCTTTTGTAGTGATATTAATAGCGGTTCTCGCTGTCTGCCTGCTAGAATTTTACGTATTCGGCATTCAGTCGTTGATTCATAAAGACATCATGACGTTTAACGGATTTGTGCTTGACCGGTTTATACCGACAATTTTATTAAATATTGCAGCCGCTCTTATTCTTGTTCTTCCATTTAGAATATTTTTTATGAGTCTAAAGAAAGAATTGAGAGATGAGTAA
- the mreC gene encoding rod shape-determining protein MreC: MPNKRLMLLLLCIIILVAMIGFSLKGGRNTTWPEKVIGDTTGVFQNIFHTPAEFFAGIFDNINDLKNTYKENERLREKLDGQTQYEAKLQELEEENKSLRDELGHVKSIKDYKPILATVIARSPDHWAKQVTINKGSQQNVAKDMAVTNEKGALIGKIKSSGLNNFTSTVQLLSDTDRNNRVATKISGKKGSKGYGLIEGYDKDKKRLKMTIIERKDKQDVKKGDLIETSGTGGVFPEGLTIGEVTDIESDSYGLTKVAYVKPAADLTDLNNVIVVNRDVPTVDTEEEGS; encoded by the coding sequence ATGCCGAATAAACGGTTAATGCTATTACTTCTGTGTATTATCATATTGGTGGCTATGATTGGATTTTCGCTGAAGGGCGGCCGCAATACCACCTGGCCTGAGAAAGTGATCGGCGATACGACGGGAGTATTTCAAAATATTTTTCATACGCCTGCCGAATTTTTTGCAGGGATATTTGACAACATTAATGATTTGAAAAACACATACAAAGAAAACGAGCGTCTAAGAGAGAAACTGGACGGACAGACACAATATGAAGCCAAGCTTCAAGAACTTGAAGAAGAAAACAAATCCTTGCGTGACGAGCTTGGCCATGTCAAATCGATTAAAGACTACAAGCCGATTTTAGCGACGGTCATTGCCAGAAGCCCTGATCATTGGGCGAAACAGGTCACGATTAATAAAGGGTCTCAGCAAAATGTAGCGAAGGATATGGCTGTTACAAACGAAAAAGGCGCATTAATCGGCAAGATCAAAAGTTCCGGACTTAACAATTTTACGTCTACGGTCCAGCTTTTAAGCGATACTGACCGCAATAACAGAGTCGCGACGAAAATTTCTGGAAAAAAAGGCAGCAAAGGCTACGGTCTGATCGAAGGATATGACAAAGACAAAAAACGCCTTAAGATGACCATTATTGAGCGCAAAGATAAACAGGACGTGAAAAAAGGCGATCTTATTGAAACTTCAGGCACAGGCGGCGTTTTCCCAGAGGGGCTGACAATCGGTGAAGTGACTGATATCGAGTCCGACTCCTATGGATTAACGAAAGTTGCTTATGTAAAACCTGCGGCTGATCTTACCGATTTAAATAATGTGATCGTTGTTAACCGTGATGTGCCGACTGTCGATACAGAGGAGGAAGGATCGTGA
- the mreB gene encoding cell shape-determining protein MreB encodes MFGIGTRDLGIDLGTANTLVFVKGKGIVVREPSVVALQTDTKSIVAVGNDAKNMIGRTPGNVVALRPMKDGVIADYETTATMMKYYINQAIKNKGMFARKPYVMVCVPSGITAVEERAVIDATRQAGARDAYPIEEPFAAAIGANLPVWEPTGSMVVDIGGGTTEVAIISLGGIVTSQSIRVAGDEMDDAIINYIRKTYNLMIGDRTAEAIKMEIGSAEAPEESDKMEIRGRDLLTGLPKTIEITGKEISNALRDTVSTIVEAVKSTLEKTPPELAADIMDRGIVLTGGGALLRNLDKVISEETKMPVLIAEDPLDCVAIGTGKALEHIHLFKGKTR; translated from the coding sequence ATGTTTGGAATTGGTACAAGAGACCTTGGTATAGATCTTGGAACTGCGAATACGCTTGTTTTTGTAAAAGGAAAAGGAATTGTTGTGAGAGAGCCGTCAGTTGTCGCTTTGCAAACGGATACGAAGTCGATTGTTGCTGTCGGAAATGATGCGAAAAATATGATCGGACGGACACCGGGTAACGTGGTAGCTCTTCGCCCGATGAAAGACGGCGTTATCGCTGATTATGAAACAACGGCCACGATGATGAAATATTACATCAATCAGGCCATTAAAAATAAAGGCATGTTTGCCAGAAAACCATATGTGATGGTTTGTGTCCCATCAGGCATTACGGCTGTTGAGGAACGCGCTGTTATCGACGCGACAAGACAGGCTGGAGCGCGTGACGCGTACCCGATTGAAGAGCCGTTTGCCGCTGCAATCGGAGCCAATCTGCCAGTTTGGGAACCGACTGGAAGCATGGTTGTTGATATCGGTGGCGGTACGACAGAAGTTGCGATCATTTCCCTCGGAGGCATTGTAACGTCTCAATCAATCCGCGTAGCCGGTGATGAGATGGATGATGCAATTATCAACTACATCAGAAAAACGTACAATCTGATGATCGGTGACCGTACGGCTGAAGCGATTAAAATGGAGATTGGATCTGCAGAAGCTCCTGAAGAATCCGATAAAATGGAAATCCGCGGACGCGATTTACTGACAGGTCTGCCGAAAACAATCGAAATTACAGGAAAAGAAATTTCTAATGCTCTGCGCGACACTGTATCTACAATTGTCGAAGCAGTGAAGAGCACACTTGAAAAAACACCGCCTGAGCTTGCAGCAGATATCATGGACAGAGGCATTGTGTTAACCGGCGGCGGAGCGCTTCTTCGCAATTTGGATAAAGTCATCAGCGAAGAAACGAAAATGCCGGTCCTTATCGCCGAAGACCCGCTTGATTGCGTAGCGATCGGAACAGGGAAAGCACTGGAGCACATCCATCTTTTCAAAGGAAAAACTAGATAA
- the radC gene encoding RadC family protein, which yields MIIHDLPLKLKDFPAKEKPRERLLKVGAENLANHELLAILLRTGTKHESVMDLSNRLLRSFDGLRLLKEASVEELSSIPGIGIVKAVQILAAVELGSRIHKLANEEHFVIRSPEDGANLVMEDMRFLTQEHFVCLYLNTKNQVIHKRTVFIGSLNSSIVHPREVFKEAFKRSAASFICVHNHPSGDPTPSREDIEVTRRLFECGNLIGIELLDHLVIGDKKFVSLKEKGYL from the coding sequence TTGATCATACACGATCTGCCATTAAAACTCAAAGATTTCCCAGCGAAAGAAAAGCCAAGAGAACGGCTCCTGAAAGTCGGAGCCGAGAACTTAGCGAATCATGAACTTTTGGCTATATTATTGCGGACAGGCACGAAACACGAATCTGTGATGGACCTGTCAAACCGGCTTCTGCGCTCTTTTGACGGACTGCGGCTGCTGAAAGAAGCATCAGTTGAAGAGCTTTCGAGCATCCCGGGAATCGGTATAGTAAAAGCGGTCCAAATACTGGCGGCAGTTGAGCTTGGAAGCCGTATTCATAAATTAGCCAACGAAGAACATTTCGTCATTCGCTCCCCGGAAGACGGCGCAAATCTTGTCATGGAGGATATGCGCTTTTTAACCCAGGAGCATTTTGTCTGTTTATACTTAAATACAAAAAACCAAGTCATCCATAAGCGCACCGTATTTATCGGAAGCCTGAATTCATCTATTGTCCACCCGCGGGAGGTGTTTAAAGAAGCGTTTAAACGATCTGCCGCGTCCTTTATCTGTGTTCATAATCATCCTTCTGGAGATCCGACGCCGAGCAGGGAAGATATTGAAGTGACGAGACGGCTGTTTGAATGCGGAAACCTGATTGGCATTGAGCTGCTTGACCATTTGGTGATCGGGGACAAAAAATTTGTGAGTTTAAAGGAAAAAGGATATTTGTAA
- a CDS encoding Maf family nucleotide pyrophosphatase: protein MTKPLILASQSPRRKELLDLLQLPYSIIVSEVDEKLNRNFSPEENVQWLAKQKAKAVADLHPHAIVIGADTMVCLDGECLGKPKDQEEAASMLRRLSDRSHSVITAVSIQAEHHSETFYDKTEVAFWPLSEEEIWTYIETKEPMDKAGAYGIQGRGALFVKKIDGDYYSVMGLPISKTMRALRHFDIKA, encoded by the coding sequence ATGACAAAGCCGCTAATACTTGCATCACAATCTCCGCGCAGGAAAGAACTCCTCGATCTTCTCCAGCTGCCCTACTCCATTATTGTCAGTGAAGTAGATGAAAAATTAAATCGAAACTTTTCACCTGAAGAAAACGTCCAATGGTTGGCAAAACAAAAAGCTAAGGCTGTAGCTGATCTCCATCCGCATGCGATCGTGATCGGCGCTGATACAATGGTCTGCCTGGACGGCGAATGCCTCGGCAAACCGAAGGATCAAGAAGAAGCTGCATCTATGCTGCGGAGGCTGTCAGACCGAAGCCATTCAGTAATAACTGCGGTCAGCATACAAGCCGAACATCACAGCGAGACTTTTTATGATAAGACGGAAGTTGCGTTTTGGCCCCTCAGTGAAGAAGAGATTTGGACTTATATTGAAACAAAAGAGCCGATGGATAAAGCAGGTGCATATGGCATCCAAGGAAGAGGCGCGCTTTTTGTAAAGAAAATAGACGGAGATTATTATTCAGTCATGGGCCTCCCTATATCAAAAACGATGAGAGCTCTTCGCCATTTTGATATAAAGGCATGA
- a CDS encoding SPOR domain-containing protein, translating into MKKRKIKKNSKAAERALKVTINGKEETVYEQETSETETDKSMTFSNWEEKRKAEQEVAASREHPDEDEFNWDSEEDKVFKEDPKVVPPYQKKKTKLYAKGKPGAAKPVKRVAATIAFAAVIGTGLGLFALNISGNKEASAPASLNDSLGSQTAKAGDTSADKQSSGAEKQAAQTEGTYKTYAVQAGKFSNEKGAETLTEQLTEKGYSAVSLSKDDGYTYVIAGLASDKDVSQQLGQLLIDSDFEAWGGKELSLSIESDMTDSFKETAELASKAILGKDITKASVEKIEKSLDETKASEKGEKKAILQALKALEDPSAEAGWKAQQELLAVIK; encoded by the coding sequence TTGAAAAAAAGGAAGATTAAAAAAAACAGTAAAGCCGCAGAAAGAGCCCTCAAGGTGACGATTAATGGAAAAGAGGAGACGGTTTACGAACAAGAGACATCTGAAACTGAGACGGATAAAAGCATGACATTTTCAAATTGGGAGGAAAAGAGAAAGGCTGAACAGGAGGTTGCGGCATCCCGCGAACATCCCGATGAAGATGAATTTAACTGGGATTCAGAAGAAGACAAGGTGTTTAAAGAGGATCCAAAAGTCGTTCCGCCTTATCAAAAGAAAAAAACAAAGCTTTATGCAAAAGGAAAGCCCGGGGCGGCCAAACCGGTAAAAAGAGTGGCGGCGACGATTGCCTTTGCGGCTGTCATAGGCACCGGATTAGGTTTATTCGCATTGAACATCTCTGGCAATAAAGAAGCGTCGGCACCCGCCTCCTTAAATGATTCACTAGGCAGCCAAACGGCAAAAGCAGGAGATACATCTGCTGATAAACAAAGCTCTGGCGCAGAAAAACAGGCGGCGCAAACTGAAGGTACATATAAAACATACGCTGTACAAGCCGGGAAATTCTCAAATGAAAAGGGTGCCGAAACGTTAACAGAACAATTGACCGAAAAAGGTTATTCCGCCGTGTCACTGTCAAAGGATGACGGGTATACGTATGTCATCGCAGGCTTAGCCAGTGATAAGGATGTCTCGCAGCAGTTAGGACAGCTTTTAATTGACAGCGACTTTGAAGCCTGGGGAGGCAAGGAGCTTTCTTTATCAATAGAATCAGATATGACAGATTCTTTCAAGGAAACAGCGGAGCTTGCATCAAAAGCGATTCTGGGCAAAGACATTACAAAAGCGAGTGTAGAGAAAATAGAAAAGTCACTCGATGAAACAAAAGCGTCAGAAAAAGGAGAGAAAAAAGCGATTTTGCAGGCGTTAAAGGCATTAGAGGATCCAAGCGCTGAAGCCGGATGGAAGGCTCAGCAGGAGCTGTTAGCCGTCATTAAATAA
- a CDS encoding prepilin peptidase: protein MLIILFIFGLILGSFYYTAGCRIPLHISIITPRSACSFCRQALTPAELIPILSFLFQKGKCKSCGQRISFMYPAAELVTACLFAAAGIRFGSSPELFPAVVFISLLIIVAVTDIHFMLIPNRILIFFLPFLAAARLISPLDSWYAGLLGAAAGFLFLSLIAAITRGGIGGGDIKLFAVIGFVLGVKMLAAAFFFSVLIGALYGAAAVLTGRLAKREPLPFAPAIGAGSMLAYFYGDSIISFYIKMALG, encoded by the coding sequence ATGCTTATCATTCTTTTTATCTTCGGGCTGATCCTTGGTTCATTTTATTATACGGCGGGTTGCCGCATCCCCTTACATATATCCATTATCACGCCCCGTTCGGCTTGCTCGTTTTGCCGGCAAGCATTAACCCCTGCAGAATTAATTCCCATCCTGTCATTCCTTTTCCAAAAAGGCAAATGTAAAAGCTGCGGGCAGAGGATTTCTTTTATGTATCCCGCGGCAGAGCTTGTGACAGCGTGTTTATTTGCCGCCGCGGGAATACGCTTTGGCTCATCTCCAGAACTGTTTCCCGCTGTCGTTTTTATCTCTCTTCTCATTATTGTTGCAGTAACAGATATTCATTTTATGCTGATTCCAAATCGAATATTGATTTTCTTTCTTCCCTTTTTGGCGGCTGCGAGATTGATTTCTCCTCTTGATTCTTGGTATGCCGGCTTGTTAGGTGCGGCCGCTGGATTTCTTTTCCTGTCCCTCATTGCCGCAATCACCCGTGGAGGAATAGGGGGAGGTGATATTAAATTATTTGCGGTGATTGGTTTTGTGCTTGGGGTGAAGATGCTGGCAGCTGCCTTTTTCTTTTCCGTTTTGATAGGCGCATTGTATGGAGCGGCAGCCGTCCTGACTGGAAGACTCGCTAAAAGGGAACCGCTTCCCTTTGCCCCCGCAATTGGGGCAGGGAGCATGTTAGCCTATTTTTACGGTGACTCTATCATTTCTTTTTATATCAAAATGGCATTGGGCTGA